A single genomic interval of Rosistilla ulvae harbors:
- a CDS encoding sulfatase — translation MVRIQTSFALAIGTCLLSAAIAAGGDRPNVLLICVDDLKPTIGCFGDPVAVTPNIDALASRGVRFDAAYCNQAVCSPSRNSLMTGLRPQTIGVYDLGTHFRLAVPDAVTFSQYFKQHGYRAEGLGKIYHTGHGNINDKASWSVPLWRPKAAQYVQPESLQNHRPDSKGRNRGPATEAADVSDETYADGKIAREAIARLTAASKREDQPFFIAVGFLKPHLPFVAPQKYWDLYQPDALPMPEVVVPPTGAPSYAAVKGGELRSYSDMHDKKEIDPQTTRHLIHGYYAATSYADAQIGRVIDKAKQLGLLDNTIVVLWGDHGWHLGDHGMWCKHTNYEQAARIPLIVAAPKSQPGLVSNALVETVDIYPTVAELAGLPQPKGLDGISFANLIEKPDAATRDHVTHVYPRGSRLGRAIRDPRYRLVQWKSPGGKDATAELELYDYQTDPLETKNVASENPEVVARMLDLLAQQPEAKRQWKAKGKSGSNSNGKGAKKTPGKPKPVSTDEKSGT, via the coding sequence ATGGTTCGCATTCAAACTTCATTCGCTTTGGCGATCGGAACCTGTTTGCTGTCGGCGGCGATCGCGGCTGGCGGTGACCGGCCCAACGTGTTGTTGATCTGTGTCGACGATCTGAAGCCGACGATTGGATGTTTTGGCGATCCCGTCGCAGTCACTCCCAACATCGACGCCTTGGCATCGCGAGGCGTTCGCTTTGACGCGGCCTATTGCAACCAAGCTGTTTGTTCGCCCAGCCGCAATTCGTTGATGACGGGACTGCGACCGCAGACGATCGGCGTCTACGATTTGGGAACTCACTTCCGGCTCGCAGTTCCCGATGCCGTCACGTTCAGCCAATACTTCAAACAGCATGGTTATCGGGCGGAGGGACTTGGCAAGATCTACCACACAGGCCATGGCAACATCAACGACAAGGCTTCCTGGAGCGTGCCGTTGTGGCGTCCCAAGGCGGCTCAATATGTCCAGCCCGAGAGTTTGCAAAACCACCGCCCCGATTCGAAGGGTAGGAATCGCGGACCGGCGACCGAAGCGGCCGATGTTTCGGATGAGACCTATGCCGATGGCAAGATCGCCCGCGAAGCGATCGCTCGTTTAACAGCCGCCAGCAAACGGGAAGACCAACCGTTTTTTATCGCGGTCGGTTTTCTGAAGCCCCACCTACCCTTCGTCGCTCCACAGAAATACTGGGACCTCTACCAACCCGATGCGTTGCCGATGCCCGAGGTGGTCGTGCCACCGACAGGTGCGCCGAGTTACGCTGCAGTCAAAGGTGGCGAACTGCGAAGCTACAGCGACATGCACGACAAAAAGGAGATCGATCCACAGACGACGCGGCATCTGATCCACGGCTACTACGCCGCCACCAGTTACGCCGACGCGCAGATCGGTCGCGTGATCGACAAAGCCAAACAACTCGGGCTGCTCGACAACACGATCGTCGTGCTGTGGGGCGACCACGGTTGGCATCTGGGCGATCACGGGATGTGGTGCAAACACACAAACTACGAACAGGCGGCGCGGATCCCATTGATCGTTGCCGCACCGAAATCGCAACCGGGACTCGTCAGCAACGCGCTCGTTGAAACTGTCGACATCTATCCCACGGTCGCTGAACTGGCTGGGCTGCCTCAACCGAAAGGCCTCGATGGAATCAGCTTTGCAAATCTGATCGAGAAGCCCGATGCAGCGACTCGCGATCACGTGACCCATGTCTATCCCCGCGGCAGCCGCTTGGGGCGGGCGATCCGCGATCCACGCTATCGGTTGGTCCAGTGGAAGTCGCCCGGCGGAAAAGACGCGACGGCGGAGCTGGAGCTGTACGACTACCAAACCGATCCACTGGAAACGAAAAACGTCGCGTCGGAAAATCCGGAGGTCGTCGCGCGGATGCTGGATCTGTTGGCACAACAACCCGAAGCGAAGCGTCAATGGAAAGCGAAGGGGAAGTCGGGATCGAATTCAAACGGAAAAGGGGCTAAGAAAACGCCGGGCAAACCTAAACCAGTCAGTACAGATGAAAAATCGGGAACCTAG
- a CDS encoding GxxExxY protein, whose protein sequence is MLKQEGYDLMGAAFEVYNVLGYGLAEEIYQQSLEIELGLRKIPFLRKTVVDVFFKGRVLNTKYQPDLLVFGEIVTELKTVKTILPEHQAQLFNYMRICNKQVGYLINFGAANDLEWKRYIVSDLHAANAVPDSNCSS, encoded by the coding sequence ATGTTGAAGCAAGAAGGCTACGATCTGATGGGAGCGGCGTTCGAGGTTTACAATGTTCTCGGTTATGGCTTGGCTGAGGAGATTTATCAACAAAGTTTGGAGATCGAACTGGGGCTCCGAAAGATTCCGTTTCTCCGTAAAACCGTCGTCGATGTGTTCTTCAAAGGGCGAGTACTGAACACAAAGTATCAACCGGATCTGTTGGTCTTTGGCGAGATCGTCACGGAATTAAAAACTGTCAAAACCATCCTCCCCGAGCACCAGGCCCAACTGTTCAACTACATGCGCATCTGCAATAAACAAGTCGGCTATCTGATCAACTTCGGGGCCGCAAACGATTTGGAATGGAAACGATACATCGTCTCGGATTTGCATGCCGCGAATGCCGTCCCTGATTCGAACTGCTCAAGCTAA
- a CDS encoding cytochrome c oxidase subunit 3, with the protein MAATTALPADKRAQQGGLLFLASLLVFFLTGIVSFALYASWRETAFIQAEKLPLSFAWSTLCLVFVSGLLHWGVFSVRRERCREALVLLIASLIGAVAFLVIQGVAMWHVAGGYATAGLEAGLAGMMLVLALLHALHVIGGVAALVIVTARLARGQYDHERHWGISFTALYWHFLDVVWIAMLFAFWYTSGGFAS; encoded by the coding sequence ATGGCTGCTACGACAGCATTGCCCGCAGACAAACGCGCCCAGCAAGGTGGCCTGCTTTTTTTGGCTTCCCTGCTGGTCTTTTTCCTGACGGGAATTGTGTCGTTTGCCTTGTACGCCAGTTGGCGGGAGACGGCGTTCATCCAAGCCGAGAAGCTGCCGCTCTCTTTCGCCTGGAGCACGTTGTGTTTGGTTTTCGTTAGCGGCCTGCTGCACTGGGGCGTTTTCAGTGTACGGCGCGAACGTTGTCGCGAAGCGCTGGTGCTGTTGATCGCTTCTTTGATCGGCGCAGTCGCTTTTCTTGTCATCCAAGGCGTGGCGATGTGGCACGTCGCTGGCGGCTATGCCACCGCGGGGCTCGAAGCGGGCTTGGCTGGCATGATGCTGGTGCTCGCCTTGTTGCACGCCCTGCACGTGATCGGTGGCGTCGCGGCCCTGGTGATCGTGACGGCTCGGTTGGCCCGCGGCCAATACGATCACGAGCGGCATTGGGGGATCTCCTTTACCGCACTCTATTGGCATTTCTTGGACGTGGTTTGGATCGCGATGCTGTTCGCGTTCTGGTACACCAGCGGCGGATTCGCCAGCTAG
- the clpP gene encoding ATP-dependent Clp endopeptidase proteolytic subunit ClpP codes for MPLIPYVVEKSGREERVYDIYSRLLKDRIIFLGSQVNDDVANSLVAQMLFLQSDDPKADIHLYINSPGGSVSAGLAIYDTMQFVSCDVATYCIGQAASMGAVLLTAGAKGKRFALPNARIMIHQPLAGMQGTAEEIRIHAEEFRRIKRKLNEILIHHCGKSMEEIEKDTDRDRFMSADEGVEYGLIDKVVASVNDKT; via the coding sequence ATGCCATTGATCCCTTACGTCGTCGAAAAGAGCGGTCGCGAAGAGCGAGTGTACGATATCTACAGTCGCTTGCTGAAAGACAGGATCATCTTCCTCGGCTCGCAAGTGAACGACGATGTCGCCAATTCGTTGGTCGCGCAGATGTTGTTCCTGCAGTCGGACGATCCCAAGGCGGACATCCATCTGTACATTAATTCGCCCGGCGGCAGCGTCAGCGCTGGCTTGGCGATCTACGACACGATGCAGTTCGTCTCCTGCGACGTGGCAACCTATTGCATCGGCCAAGCCGCTTCGATGGGTGCTGTGCTGTTGACCGCCGGTGCCAAGGGGAAGCGTTTCGCGCTGCCCAACGCACGGATCATGATTCACCAACCGCTAGCCGGCATGCAGGGCACCGCGGAAGAGATCCGGATTCACGCCGAAGAATTCCGCCGTATCAAACGCAAGCTGAACGAGATCTTGATCCATCACTGCGGCAAGTCGATGGAAGAGATCGAAAAAGACACCGATCGCGACCGCTTTATGTCGGCCGATGAAGGGGTCGAATACGGCTTGATCGACAAGGTCGTCGCATCGGTCAACGACAAGACTTAA
- a CDS encoding patatin-like phospholipase family protein has translation MKIALAFSGGGVRATVFHLGVLARLARQDLLGNVTTIASVSGGSLAAGLVFAAAGNRWPSSEQYLHEVVPRCLSLLTKRNLQRTFVLQSLTMPWRLASGRASVLGNVLESEWGIQGMLADLPISPRWIINATCYQTGKNWRFQRDLMGDYQTKYVPDPEFRLSHALAASAAVPGLIGPLLVRSKNYQWAEYRDDDWQTIPPKYKHVHLWDGGVYDNLGVESLFKPGEGLRDGTDYLIVCDASRPLSVETRQSGWRPGFLKASLRLVDVATDQVRSLRARMLMEHFKTNPGSGAYLRLGLATRKVYSRSPVPGKAALTDGEVQRATQIETTLRRLTDSEFSLLFRHGFEVADAMLTTYGKETIRSQPSNRVLFRAA, from the coding sequence ATGAAGATCGCTCTCGCATTTTCAGGCGGCGGAGTCCGCGCGACGGTATTTCACCTGGGCGTGCTCGCTCGCTTGGCCCGCCAAGATCTGCTGGGAAACGTAACAACCATCGCCAGTGTGTCGGGAGGCAGTCTGGCTGCCGGGCTCGTCTTCGCAGCCGCCGGTAACCGTTGGCCCAGCAGTGAGCAATACCTGCATGAAGTCGTACCGCGCTGCCTTTCGTTGCTGACGAAGCGAAACCTGCAGCGGACGTTTGTCCTTCAATCGCTCACGATGCCGTGGCGGTTGGCATCGGGCCGCGCGTCGGTTCTAGGTAACGTACTTGAAAGCGAATGGGGCATCCAAGGGATGCTCGCCGACCTTCCGATCAGCCCGCGTTGGATCATCAACGCAACGTGCTATCAAACGGGAAAGAACTGGCGGTTCCAACGCGATTTGATGGGCGACTACCAAACCAAATATGTCCCCGATCCCGAATTTCGGCTATCGCACGCTCTGGCAGCGTCGGCCGCCGTTCCCGGATTAATCGGTCCCCTGCTGGTCCGATCAAAGAACTACCAGTGGGCCGAATACCGCGACGACGACTGGCAAACGATCCCGCCGAAATACAAACACGTCCATCTCTGGGACGGCGGTGTGTACGATAACCTGGGAGTCGAATCGCTGTTCAAACCGGGAGAAGGGCTGCGAGACGGCACCGACTATTTGATCGTCTGCGACGCCTCGAGGCCGTTGTCGGTCGAGACGCGGCAATCGGGTTGGCGTCCCGGCTTTTTAAAAGCCTCGTTGCGACTGGTCGATGTGGCAACCGATCAAGTTCGCAGCCTGCGGGCGCGGATGTTGATGGAGCACTTTAAAACCAACCCCGGCTCCGGCGCCTACCTGCGATTGGGACTCGCCACCCGAAAAGTCTACTCACGCAGCCCCGTCCCGGGAAAAGCGGCGCTCACCGACGGTGAAGTCCAACGCGCGACGCAGATCGAAACGACGCTTCGCCGACTCACCGACAGCGAGTTCAGCCTGCTGTTTCGCCATGGCTTCGAAGTTGCCGACGCGATGCTGACGACGTACGGAAAAGAAACAATCCGCAGCCAGCCCAGCAATCGCGTGCTGTTCCGAGCCGCATGA
- a CDS encoding ClpP family protease: protein MNQEIWNSHSYQSVQRQRQLTLGDLLLENRIVFLQGEIHTGNANEVVMKLLYLQSENRRKDVHFYINSPGGDVIATLAIYDTMQMLSCPIATYCVGQAASGGAVLLVGGTKGKRYALPHSRVMMHQPAGGVGGQISDIEIHANEILRYRDVLNGILAEHTGQTVEKIAQDTDRDFFLTAQAAKEYGIVDDILTKPPMGAEDEAAKG from the coding sequence ATGAATCAAGAGATCTGGAATTCCCATTCCTACCAAAGCGTGCAACGTCAACGTCAGCTGACGCTTGGGGATTTGTTACTGGAAAACCGAATCGTCTTTTTGCAAGGCGAGATCCATACGGGTAACGCAAATGAAGTGGTTATGAAACTGCTTTATCTGCAAAGCGAAAACCGCCGCAAAGATGTGCATTTTTACATCAATTCGCCAGGCGGCGACGTGATCGCAACGCTAGCGATCTACGACACGATGCAAATGCTTTCGTGCCCGATCGCGACCTATTGCGTCGGCCAAGCGGCCAGCGGCGGCGCGGTATTGTTGGTCGGTGGAACCAAGGGAAAGCGTTACGCTTTGCCTCATTCACGCGTGATGATGCACCAACCCGCCGGTGGCGTGGGTGGCCAGATCAGCGACATCGAGATCCATGCCAACGAGATCTTGCGTTATCGCGACGTGCTCAACGGAATCCTGGCTGAACACACCGGGCAGACGGTGGAAAAGATCGCTCAAGATACCGACCGCGATTTCTTTTTGACCGCTCAAGCCGCCAAGGAATACGGAATCGTCGACGACATTTTGACCAAGCCGCCGATGGGTGCCGAAGACGAAGCTGCCAAGGGCTAG